From the genome of Thermogutta terrifontis, one region includes:
- a CDS encoding oligosaccharide flippase family protein, producing the protein MTRDDPSLRSLGGKSLSRAVQRGSTAIFLAQLVSQILSLVALGILLRRLGLEPYGLLGMVLPLLAFVRIFVYSGLDVAAIQHTELSDEQASALFWTQQILGIAGAIFIACAAPWIARFYGRPELLTLTLALSGTTLATTLGAQHQAMLQRKMALPTLSAIRVLSQLVGAGVAVVAALLGAGVWTLIIQQYAEPLASTFLAWGVTGWRPKWILRRTGSRELLRFGGHYTLSSLLLFLVSNVDKILVGRFLGTQAMALYGQAFNLAQKPVSLVVSPLTGIMLPALAHARSHPEEYRAYAAGFFRFLAWSMLPCGIGLALVGRETMIVLGGPQWESAGPVLQILALLIPAQAIFNVMGSLYSSVGRADQMAQACIPVAAVTSLSFLVAVLASPGELNGVILLAWVYLIVFGLLVVPAYVAWAFRCAGLPLGLLVTAARPAIGGSLLMAVAVMAADVGLRYWGISSPWITLPVKIVLGCSVYFLATRRELLYYAKGAIGGIRPLREQQQSP; encoded by the coding sequence ATGACGCGGGATGACCCGTCGCTGCGATCGCTGGGAGGGAAATCACTTTCCCGCGCGGTGCAGCGGGGAAGCACCGCCATCTTTCTCGCCCAGCTCGTTTCCCAGATTCTTTCTCTGGTCGCGCTTGGGATTCTTTTGCGAAGGCTGGGCCTGGAACCGTATGGCTTGCTGGGTATGGTGTTACCGCTTTTGGCATTTGTTCGAATCTTTGTGTATTCCGGCCTGGATGTGGCGGCCATCCAGCACACGGAGCTCAGCGACGAGCAGGCCTCGGCGCTTTTCTGGACGCAGCAAATCCTGGGTATTGCGGGGGCCATCTTCATCGCCTGTGCCGCACCGTGGATTGCCCGATTCTACGGTCGGCCCGAGTTGCTCACATTAACGCTGGCCCTGTCGGGAACCACGCTGGCCACCACTCTCGGCGCCCAGCACCAGGCCATGCTCCAGCGAAAGATGGCTTTACCCACACTGTCCGCAATTCGTGTCCTTTCCCAGTTGGTGGGCGCTGGAGTCGCCGTGGTGGCGGCTCTCCTGGGGGCGGGTGTGTGGACCCTCATCATTCAGCAATATGCGGAGCCACTGGCCAGTACCTTCCTCGCATGGGGAGTCACCGGATGGCGACCGAAATGGATCCTGCGGCGAACCGGCAGCCGCGAGCTTCTCCGCTTCGGGGGACATTACACGCTCAGCAGTCTCCTTCTCTTTCTTGTCAGTAATGTTGACAAAATCCTGGTGGGACGGTTTCTGGGAACGCAGGCCATGGCCCTTTACGGTCAGGCCTTCAATCTCGCCCAGAAGCCAGTGAGCCTGGTGGTTTCACCCCTGACGGGAATCATGCTGCCGGCGCTGGCCCATGCTCGTTCTCATCCAGAAGAGTACCGTGCCTACGCGGCAGGGTTTTTTCGGTTTCTCGCCTGGAGTATGCTCCCCTGCGGGATCGGGCTGGCGCTTGTCGGGCGGGAAACGATGATCGTGCTGGGGGGACCGCAGTGGGAGTCTGCGGGACCTGTCCTCCAGATCCTCGCCCTTCTTATTCCCGCTCAGGCCATCTTCAACGTGATGGGGAGCCTCTACTCCTCCGTCGGTCGCGCTGACCAGATGGCCCAGGCCTGCATCCCGGTGGCGGCTGTGACTTCCCTGTCCTTTTTGGTGGCGGTTCTTGCCTCCCCGGGAGAACTCAACGGGGTAATCCTCCTTGCGTGGGTGTATCTGATCGTCTTTGGTTTGCTGGTTGTGCCGGCCTACGTTGCGTGGGCGTTTCGCTGTGCAGGCCTGCCCCTGGGCTTGCTTGTGACTGCGGCCCGGCCGGCGATCGGTGGTTCCCTCCTGATGGCCGTGGCCGTCATGGCAGCCGACGTTGGCCTTCGCTATTGGGGAATCTCCTCACCCTGGATCACCTTGCCGGTGAAGATCGTCCTCGGTTGCAGCGTGTACTTCCTCGCCACGCGGAGAGAACTGCTGTACTATGCGAAAGGGGCCATCGGGGGTATTCGGCCCCTCCGTGAACAGCAGCAATCCCCATGA
- the moaA gene encoding GTP 3',8-cyclase MoaA gives MKVMVLEDRWGRQIRYLRLSVTSRCGMRCLYCRPPGTILPQASHADTLLTLGEIRQLVGHLVARHGVEKVRITGGEPTLRADIVEIVREVASVPGLADLGLTTNGLRLEALAESLAAAGLRRINVSLDTLDPGRFRQITGVDGLDEVLRGLEAARRAGLLPIRVNCVVMRGINDDELDELLQWGLANGWEVRFIELMPIGPLSARWNELFVPVQEMISRLTSVREFHAVSERKGVARLYEVILQDGHTGRVGFITPMSEHFCGQCDRIRITAEGRLHACLMTDQPVDLLPALRPRFDSARLDLLIEQALRRKQPVHPGYGMTMMTVLGG, from the coding sequence GTGAAGGTAATGGTGCTGGAAGATCGCTGGGGACGCCAGATACGTTATTTGCGCCTTTCCGTCACCTCTCGGTGCGGAATGCGGTGTCTCTATTGCCGTCCTCCGGGCACGATCCTTCCCCAGGCATCCCATGCCGACACTCTGCTGACACTTGGCGAGATCCGCCAGCTTGTCGGTCATCTGGTGGCCCGGCATGGCGTGGAGAAGGTCCGCATCACGGGAGGTGAGCCCACCCTCCGGGCGGATATTGTGGAGATCGTCCGTGAGGTAGCGAGTGTTCCGGGGCTTGCTGATCTGGGGCTGACGACCAACGGTCTCCGATTGGAAGCGCTTGCGGAAAGCCTTGCGGCCGCGGGCCTCCGCCGGATCAATGTCAGTCTGGATACTCTTGATCCTGGGCGATTTCGCCAGATTACCGGAGTCGATGGTTTGGACGAAGTACTTCGTGGACTTGAGGCCGCGCGTCGGGCGGGACTTCTCCCCATTCGGGTGAACTGTGTCGTCATGCGGGGCATCAACGATGATGAATTGGACGAACTCCTTCAGTGGGGATTGGCGAACGGCTGGGAAGTCCGCTTCATCGAGCTGATGCCCATCGGACCTTTAAGTGCCCGATGGAACGAGCTGTTCGTTCCCGTCCAGGAAATGATTTCCCGGCTGACGAGTGTGCGTGAATTTCACGCTGTTTCCGAGAGGAAAGGCGTGGCGCGACTCTATGAGGTGATCCTCCAGGATGGACATACCGGCAGGGTCGGCTTCATCACGCCGATGTCGGAACACTTTTGTGGTCAGTGCGATCGCATTCGTATCACGGCAGAGGGCCGTCTCCACGCGTGTTTGATGACGGACCAACCCGTGGACTTGCTCCCCGCCTTGCGACCGAGGTTTGATTCCGCCCGCTTGGATCTGCTGATAGAACAGGCGCTCCGGCGCAAACAGCCGGTTCACCCAGGCTACGGGATGACGATGATGACTGTGCTGGGTGGGTAG
- the folP gene encoding dihydropteroate synthase, protein MADIWSLRSTTLSLARRPLLMGILNVTPDSFSDGGLYLEPSAAIERGLQLAEEGADIIDVGGESTRPGAQPVSLKEELRRVLPVITALVERVSVPLSIDTSKAVVAREALAAGVQIVNDVTALRGDPTMLEVVTEFQPGVCLMHMRGTPQTMQQQAVYQDVVEEVRGFLRERCEALKKAGIPEEKLAIDPGLGFAKTPQHNWQIIGSIQRFRELGYPLVVGHSRKRFIREITGAEARKVIEGTLGVSLLLAAAGVDILRIHDVGITRRLLDWLWKESKPEPDV, encoded by the coding sequence ATGGCTGACATTTGGTCGTTGCGGAGTACGACACTGTCGCTCGCCCGTCGGCCGCTTCTGATGGGCATTCTCAACGTCACGCCGGACAGTTTTTCGGACGGCGGACTGTACCTGGAACCGTCGGCGGCAATTGAGCGCGGCCTCCAACTGGCGGAAGAGGGGGCCGACATCATCGACGTGGGTGGAGAGAGCACCCGTCCCGGCGCTCAGCCCGTTTCGTTAAAGGAAGAACTCCGTCGCGTCCTGCCGGTCATCACAGCACTGGTGGAACGCGTGTCGGTTCCCCTCTCCATCGACACCTCCAAGGCGGTGGTGGCGAGAGAAGCTCTGGCAGCGGGCGTGCAAATCGTCAACGATGTGACCGCTCTTCGTGGCGACCCCACGATGCTGGAGGTGGTGACCGAATTTCAGCCGGGCGTCTGCTTGATGCACATGCGGGGCACGCCGCAGACCATGCAGCAGCAAGCCGTTTATCAGGATGTGGTAGAGGAAGTACGGGGATTCCTCCGGGAGCGATGCGAGGCCCTCAAAAAGGCCGGGATTCCCGAAGAGAAGCTGGCCATTGATCCGGGGCTGGGATTTGCCAAAACTCCCCAGCACAACTGGCAGATTATTGGGAGTATTCAGCGGTTTCGAGAATTGGGATATCCGCTTGTGGTGGGCCATTCCCGGAAGCGCTTCATTCGCGAGATCACAGGCGCGGAAGCTCGCAAAGTGATAGAGGGGACTTTGGGCGTTTCCCTATTGCTGGCCGCGGCAGGGGTGGACATCCTGCGGATTCATGACGTGGGAATCACCCGCCGGTTACTGGACTGGCTGTGGAAAGAGTCCAAGCCCGAGCCAGATGTCTGA
- a CDS encoding uracil-DNA glycosylase, producing MTDHHQDNAISRSAADTPSGGFPPKEAILRGLRLYFEDLQRAGVQHLLMPVSSGVVGGWTGEPADSNAQRDAATPSPGETGPSTSADSASIPAPEPVSPAMPKKQRARETASRKEPPAESTAVPGAEQLSLLRGTGQGWQSVRLPEGKSREEILAELARQVAQCVRCPALVANRTQTVFGVGNPYAELVFIGEAPGYDEDVQGFPFVGRAGQLLTAMITNGMGMRREDVYICNILRCRPPNNRTPTREEAANCRPWLDATLAVIQPKFICCLGNVAAQNLLGTDLTIGRLRGKVWEYNGAKVICTYHPAFLLRNPAMKREAWEDLKLLLQVMGRPIPRRATPET from the coding sequence ATGACCGATCATCACCAGGATAACGCCATTTCTCGTTCCGCGGCGGATACGCCGTCGGGTGGGTTTCCCCCGAAGGAGGCCATCTTGCGTGGCCTCCGGCTCTACTTCGAGGACCTCCAGCGGGCGGGTGTCCAGCACCTGCTGATGCCGGTTTCCTCGGGGGTTGTCGGAGGTTGGACAGGGGAACCTGCCGACTCGAACGCGCAGAGGGATGCGGCGACACCGTCGCCTGGGGAGACCGGCCCGTCAACGTCCGCTGACTCCGCCTCAATCCCAGCACCCGAACCGGTTTCTCCCGCCATGCCTAAAAAACAACGTGCCCGGGAAACAGCGTCCCGCAAAGAACCTCCCGCTGAATCCACAGCGGTGCCGGGAGCGGAACAACTGTCGCTTTTGAGGGGGACTGGGCAGGGATGGCAGAGTGTGCGTTTGCCGGAGGGCAAGTCCCGTGAGGAAATCCTGGCCGAGTTAGCCCGACAGGTTGCTCAGTGTGTCCGCTGCCCCGCACTGGTGGCCAACCGTACGCAGACCGTGTTTGGGGTGGGCAATCCCTACGCGGAGCTGGTGTTTATCGGAGAAGCCCCGGGCTACGACGAAGATGTTCAGGGCTTTCCGTTTGTCGGCCGGGCAGGGCAACTTCTGACGGCAATGATTACAAATGGGATGGGCATGCGTCGGGAGGATGTGTATATCTGCAACATTCTTCGCTGTCGGCCGCCCAATAACCGCACGCCGACCCGCGAAGAGGCGGCTAACTGCCGTCCCTGGTTGGATGCGACCCTGGCGGTCATTCAGCCCAAATTTATCTGCTGCTTGGGTAATGTGGCCGCGCAGAACCTGCTGGGCACTGACCTGACCATCGGACGCTTGCGGGGAAAAGTATGGGAGTATAACGGGGCAAAGGTGATCTGCACCTATCACCCGGCTTTTCTTCTCCGCAATCCGGCGATGAAGCGGGAAGCCTGGGAGGACCTGAAATTGCTCCTCCAGGTGATGGGGCGCCCTATTCCCCGTCGCGCCACCCCCGAGACCTGA